In Solanum lycopersicum chromosome 5, SLM_r2.1, the following are encoded in one genomic region:
- the LOC101256877 gene encoding ATP-dependent DNA helicase Q-like 5, translated as MDSDADSDGSHVSSTPPRHPLPPPQFPSRRALLATAKSRTQPKNTSTISSKFSRPMLRPKISTKKPKKSKDDTTIQTRQNLSDLPVHIHPNDTVSSEAPPSGGSCNSKFASSSKTQETRIQNPSSPPKSSDLPFQIHRSVNAVLSHDNSSGEVLPASGLCLPKFASFLKTRKTILNFEPVEAGSIDPQLVQVNEKEAVDSCCRAKAVRKYPNLIGSNVSSLSSLPVKKVKCANEGNFVRLNINGYGKKFASKFKRRNFNSSSGKKFYRRWKKKVRVEGKEGENGLFDEEGLVVEVKGRGERLGFDAELIEEAVMGVRNEASDENLLRLLKLTYGYDSFRDGQLETLKMVLSGKSTMLVLPTGAGKSLCYQLPAMVLQGVTVVISPLVSLMIDQLKQLPAAVEGGLLCSSQTPEEVSETFRLLEEGSIKVLFVSPERFLNSEFLSIFCNTQISLVVIDEAHCVSEWSHNFRPSYMRLKASLLRDKLKAQCILAMTATATTKALSHVMHALDIPSTNLIQVVKPRDNLQLSVSSSENRMKDLMTLLKSSPFSEAKSIIIYCKFQSETDFICKYLCDNNILAKSYHSGIFAKDRSRTQELFCANKIRVVVATVAFGMGLNKKDIEAVIHYSLPESLEEYVQEIGRAGRDGRISYCHLFFDDVSYFKIRSLMYSDGVDEYVVNKLLCQIFSGSTTSAGIICSLVKESACRKFDMKEEVILTILTQLELGEVQYLQLLPQTSVTCTLNFHQTSPALLAMKDAVVAAILKNSEIKDGQYIFDIPSVANSIGLQIVDLSNHLQTLKIKGEVRYELKDQAYCYVIMDTPKDICSLATWLTKWLSEVESCKVRKMDTMYDAAVFATEACDKVHGCRDHQHTPCLQRKITEYFVNGTEVEVPKRIGGSSPFLTADIKVFLQCNSYAKFTPRAIARILHGIASPAFPSAVWSRTHFWGRYMQTDFKAITEAAKAELMKLVGKDAL; from the exons ATGGATTCCGACGCTGATTCCGATGGCTCTCACGTATCCTCAACACCACCACGTCACCCTCTTCCACCTCCACAGTTCCCGTCGCGCCGTGCTCTTCTTGCTACTGCCAAATCAAGAACTCAACCCAAAAACACCTCTACCATTTCCTCAAAATTTTCCCGCCCAATGCTAAGACCAAAAATCTCAAccaaaaaacccaaaaaatccAAGGACGATACCACCATTCAAACCCGACAGAATCTCTCCGATTTACCGGTCCACATTCACCCAAACGACACCGTTTCTAGTGAAGCTCCACCTTCTGGAGGCTCATGTAATTCGAAATTTGCGTCCTCTTCTAAAACCCAGGAAACCCGAATTCAAAATCCATCATCCCCACCAAAATCCTCCGATTTGCCATTCCAAATCCACCGTTCGGTAAATGCCGTTTTGTCCCATGACAATAGTTCCGGTGAAGTTCTTCCTGCAAGTGGCTTGTGCTTACCGAAATTTGCTTCATTTTTGAAAACCCGCAAAACAATTCTCAATTTTGAGCCTGTCGAAGCTGGTTCTATTGACCCCCAGTTGGTCCAAGTGAATGAAAAGGAAGCAGTTGATTCGTGTTGTCGGGCGAAAGCTGTGAGGAAATATCCTAATTTAATAGGGAGCAATGTGTCGTCTTTGTCTTCATTGCCGGTAAAGAAGGTTAAATGTGCTAATGAAGGTAACTTTGTAAGGCTGAACATAAATGGTTATGGTAAAAAGTTTGCATCCAAATTCAAAAGAAGgaattttaattcatcaagtggTAAAAAGTTCTACAGGAGATGGAAAAAGAAAGTTAGGGTTGAAGGTAAGGAGGGGGAAAATGGCTTGTTTGATGAAGAAGGTTTAGTTGTGGAAGTTAAGGGAAGAGGGGAAAGATTGGGTTTTGATGCAGAGTTGATTGAAGAAGCTGTGATGGGAGTTAGAAATGAGGCGTCAGATGAGAATTTGTTGAGGTTGTTGAAACTCACTTATGGGTATGATTCATTTAGAGATGGGCAGTTGGAGACACTCAAGATGGTGCTTTCAGGGAAATCTACAATGTTGGTTTTGCCAACAGGTGCTGGGAAGTCGCTGTGTTATCAGTTGCCAGCAATGGTTTTGCAGGGAGTTACCGTCGTTATTAGCCCCTTGGTTTCCTTGATGATTGATCAGTTAAAGCAGCTGCCCGCTGCAGTTGAGGGTGGTCTTTTGTGTAGCAGTCAG ACACCTGAGGAGGTCTCGGAAACATTTAGGCTACTAGAAGAAGGATCCATTAAG GTCCTTTTTGTTTCACCTGAGAGGTTTCTCAATTCGGAATTTTTATCCATTTTTTGTAACACTCAAATCTCACTTGTGGTTATTGATGAAGCCCACTGTGTTTCTGAATG GTCACACAATTTTCGGCCTTCATATATGCGGCTTAAAGCATCATTGTTGCGGGATAAACTGAAGGCTCAATGCATACTTGCAATGACAGCAACAGCAACTACTAAAGCATTGTCTCATGTGATGCACGCATTGGATATTCCATCAACTAATCTTATCCAAGTAGTGAAACCAAGGGATAACTTGCAGTTATCAGTATCTTCAAGCGAAAACAG GATGAAAGATTTGATGACCTTGCTGAAGTCTTCCCCCTTTTCAGAGGCTAAAAGCATTATCATTTACTGCAAATTTCAG TCAGAAACTGATTTCATTTGCAAATATCTATGCGACAATAATATCTTAGCAAAG AGTTATCACAGTGGAATTTTCGCAAAAGATAGGAGCCGTACGCAGGAACTGTTTTGTGCAAACAAGATAAGAGTG GTTGTTGCAACTGTGGCATTCGGCATGGGACTCAATAAGAAGGATATTGAAGCT GTAATACATTACAGCTTACCAGAAAGCTTGGAAGAGTATGTCCAG GAGATTGGCCGTGCTGGACGTGATGGTAGAATCTCTTACTGCCATCTGTTTTTTGATGATGTTTCCTATTTTAAGATTCGCAGTCTTATGTACAG TGATGGTGTCGACGAGTATGTGGTGAACAAATTGCTGTGTCAAATTTTCAGTGGCAGCACAACCTCTGCTGGGATAATATGTTCATTAGTTAAAGAGTCTGCTTGTcgtaaatttgatatgaaagaagAG gtaatattaacaattttaacACAATTGGAGCTAGGTGAGGTTCAATACTTACAATTGCTCCCACAGACGAGTGTAACATGCACTTTGAACTTCCACCAG ACTTCTCCTGCATTGCTAGCTATGAAAGATGCTGTAGTTGCTGCTATTCTGAAGAA CTCCGAGATCAAAGATGGGCAGTATATATTTGACATACCAAGTGTAGCTAACAGCATTGGACTGCAAATTGTTGACTTGTCAAACCATTTGCAAACTCTGAAG ATTAAGGGGGAAGTCAGATATGAGCTGAAGGATCAAGCTTATTGTTATGTTATCATGGACACCCCAAAGGATATCTGTTCTTTAGCAACATGGCTTACAAAGTGGTTATCTGAAGTTGAGAGTTGTAAG GTAAGGAAGATGGACACAATGTATGATGCTGCTGTATTTGCAACAGAAGCATGTGACAAAGTGCATGGTTGCCGTGACCATCAACATACACCTTGCTTGCAAAGGAAGATTACAGAATATTTTGTAAATGGTACTGAAGTTGAGGTTCCAAAGAGGATTGGTGGAAGCAG CCCATTTTTGACAGCTGACataaag GTGTTTCTACAGTGCAACTCATATGCCAAATTTACTCCCAGAGCCATTGCAAGGATATTGCATGGTATTGCAAGTCCAGCATTCCCGTCTGCTGTTTGGTCGAGAACTCACTTCTG GGGAAGGTATATGCAAACAGACTTCAAAGCAATAACCGAAGCAGCAAAGGCGGAGCTCATGAAACTTGTAGGGAAGGATGCTCTTTAA
- the LOC101261814 gene encoding uncharacterized protein → MMDSTVTLIQNLDPMNISTTTTTIASYGSSSFLSNCPLLSAIIAFALAQSIKFFTSWYREKHWDLKQLVGSGGMPSSHSSTVTALATAVGLQEGFGGSLFAISLVLACVVMYDATGVRLHAGRQAEVLNQIVCELPEEHPLADTLPLRELLGHTPPQVIAGGFLGLVTATIVWLITSSAYRA, encoded by the exons ATGATGGATTCAACAGTGACATTGATTCAAAACTTAGACCCCATGAATATATCTACTACTACAACCACAATTGCATCTTATGGCTCTTCTTCCTTTTTATCAAATTGTCCTTTGCTCTCTGCCATCATTGCTTTTGCCCTTGCACAATCCATTAAATTCTTCACTTCTTG GTACAGAGAAAAACATTGGGATCTAAAGCAACTTGTTGGATCTGGTGGAATGCCATCGTCTCATTCATCAACCGTGACTGCTTTAGCCACGGCTGTTGGTCTGCAAGAAGGGTTCGGAGGGTCGCTCTTTGCTATATCATTAGTTTTAGCATGTGTG GTGATGTATGATGCTACAGGTGTAAGATTGCACGCTGGACGCCAAGCAGAG GTTCTGAATCAAATTGTATGTGAACTTCCTGAGGAACATCCTCTTGCAGACACCTTACCGCTGCGAGAACTCCTTGGTCACACACCTCCTCAG GTTATTGCTGGTGGATTCTTAGGATTGGTCACAGCAACAATCGTTTGGTTGATTACAAGTTCTGCATATCGAGCATGA
- the LOC101262111 gene encoding remorin 1.4, with the protein MRSIEDKGCLNYGQKEQEVVGGSSMNFEFHGTNRASTHHRTAALGKPTPSKWDDAQKWLVNLSRGEKHQSKATPRNSNADDLRLIAPVPKKEEYSSDDEGDSSMIQFEVETKKVDCDESIWRINKNNNNFASVVRSICVRDMGTEMTPIASQEPSRTATPIRATTPAVRSPISSGSSTPIRGQNGTIENGQIVANIGQNRGNAGTTRVVRDVEETIDNELAAKKETDHPNKVNPLETRAMAWDEAERAKYMARYKREEVKIQAWENHEKRKAEMEMKRMEVKAERIKARAEEKYKNKLAASRRIAEEKRGNAEAELNEKAVKTSEKADYIRRTGHLPSSFSFKLPSSFCW; encoded by the exons ATGAGATCTATAGAGGATAAAGGATGTTTGAATTATGGACAAAAAGAACAAGAGGTTGTAGGAGGCAGTAGTATGAATTTTGAGTTTCATGGAACAAATCGAGCTTCGACTCATCATAGAACAGCAGCATTAGGTAAACCAACACCATCAAAATGGGATGATGCACAAAAATGGTTAGTTAATCTATCAAGAGGAGAAAAACATCAATCGAAAGCCACACCTCGAAACTCGAATGCTGatgacttaaggttgattgcaCCTGTTCCAAAGAAAGAAGAGTATTCGAGTGACGATGAAGGAGATTCTAGTATGAttcaatttgaagttgaaacaaAGAAAGTTGATTGTGATGAATCAATATGgagaataaataagaataataacaactTTGCATCCGTTGTTCGATCGATATGTGTGAGGGATATGGGAACAGAAATGACACCAATTGCAAGCCAAGAACCATCAAGAACAGCAACACCAATAAGAGCCACAACTCCAGCAGTAAGAAGCCCAATATCATCAGGATCTTCTACTCCTATTAGGGGACAAAATGGGACAATCGAAAACGGTCAAATTGTTGCCAACATTGGTCAAAACAGGGGAAATGCAGGGACTACACGAGTCGTTCGTGATGTAGAAGAAACTATTGACAATGAATTAGCAGCTAAGAAGGAAACAGACCATCCCAACAAGGTTAATCCACTCGAGACTCGTGCAATGGCGTGGGATGAGGCTGAACGTGCTAAGTATATGGCAAG GTATAAGCGCGAAGAGGTGAAAATACAAGCTTGGGAAAATCATGAAAAGAGGAAAGCTGAAATGGAAATGAAAAGAATGGAG GTGAAGGCAGAGAGAATAAAAGCAAGGGCAGAGGAGAAGTACAAAAACAAATTGGCAGCATCAAGAAGAATAGCAGAAGAGAAAAGAGGTAATGCAGAAGCAGAGTTGAATGAAAAAGCTGTGAAGACATCAGAAAAGGCAGATTATATAAGGAGGACTGGtcatcttccttcttctttctcCTTTAAGTTACCTTCTTCTTTCTgttggtaa